DNA from Daucus carota subsp. sativus chromosome 1, DH1 v3.0, whole genome shotgun sequence:
caagtggcagattttaattggatggcccccctgcatttacaccaaccaccccaattaaaatccaccacatcacttgccacatcattatgtacaaattttctgtacacaattatgtgcacctagcactactcttaACATTTTGCAGTGGAGAATATTGGGTAATGCTACGTCCACAGAAAACGCTACAGAAAAGAATTACAGAATGATCTGGCAGCATGAGTTGGACGGAACATTCAATACTTTGTCTGCCACTTACCTAATTATCACTTTTGTTCCTTTCATTTTGATACACTTTATGTTTATggtatcttttatttttgttgtcttctaatattttattttttaagtaattgctaatttcatatattaaattttcaaatttatacatatcattttaaatttccTATTTGAATAACCCATATTTACACAAACATAtgtatttgtataatataattaatgaaaatgGAGAGTCTAACTTAAACATTTCGcatgtgattttttaaaataactgaaataatttttaaaaaatttaatttatgcaTTTCACTTTCTAATTTTAtagctttttctttttaattactTATGTCACTTCTTTTTAGTtgtattacatttttttttctaatgtaTTTCTGTCACTTATATTTTCAACTCGCTATTTTCATCatatttttcaactaatttttcaactaatttttcaattggcccatttcataatattttctaactgattttatgaatttgatatatttaaattagtaatttcaatcaaaacataaatattataaataattgaaaatataagTGGCAGCATTGAAAAATAGAGTAACAAAAACTATAAAGGTGATTAcatataaaaagtaaaagaaataattaaaaaaccctcacatattatatatataaagttatcaattctacatcaaaatattatacagTTAAAATAACTGACTAATgattaaaaaaagataataaaagtTAAAAGGTGAAATACataaagaagaaaataaaatagaaaatgagTATATAATTcacataaattaaattcttttgaaattgttttagtttttgaaaaaatatatttatacactcTGCATTTTCATTagttatattatacaaatacaTATGTTTATGTAAATATGGGTTATTCaaataagaaatttaaaatgatatgtataaatttgaaaatttaatatatgaaattagtaattactcaaaaaataattattgctCCCTCCCttcttaaatatttgtttttctaGAGTTTTTTTCTTGTTCCAAAATATTTGCACTTTTAGAATATGTGTTGACTTCATCACAtgtgcatttaatataattagatTTCCAATACAATCTAAACACATTGATACCTCAAAAATCTTATCACTTGTCATGTTAAACGTGAAATTATCattaatacaataaaaaaacattGGAATTTCATTAATATGTGTATTGACTTGCTTGATTACAATGCATTTAACATGATAATTATGTGTTATTTAGAGTAGTAATTGTTGATATTGATCTGTGTgctattttttagaaaaacaaatatttaagaacggagggagtagaagaTAGCACAAATAAAAGATACTCCCTATTTTTCATGtacattttcaaaatatttttttccttattttacatgtccattttcaaaatatttttttccctatttacatgtccatttatactttcaaaactaattcaatgatagtttttcaaatatatccccataatttcaattttcaagatttGACTTATTAAAAACTTGGttaaattcatgttttcaagacataaagtagaaGCATTGCACCATTtacaagatattaattagaggtatttaatggaaaagtttatacaatcaattattcctttggtatgtgttttttctccaaaatggacatgtaaaaggggggacggagggagtaacataaagtgtatgaaaataaaagataatagaATGATATTTAGGTTGGTGGCCGACAAGGTATTGAATGACTCCTTCTGACTCATACTGCCAGGTCATTCCGTAACTTTTTTCTGTGGATGTAGCATTACTCGAGAATATTATGGTGTTCTCACGACCGTTTTAGATGGAATTGTTTGTACTATTGTTTAACTTTGTGTTTAGTTAGAAGTGGTAGttaaattgaaatattttataaaatttgtttaatttataagtcattttATTATAATGATTTTAGTTATGTGtggattgattatattttaaaaatgatattattattctaatttgTTATAAATGCGAAAATCAGAAGAccgaataaattataaataattcttgtcagattttttttacacaagctttacaatttttattaagaatatgtcttaatttatttattttttgaaaagaatatgttttaattattttaaactaagAATTTTAGCCCGTAGAGGATGCTCTAAAGCAATATTCGTCCTACGAGAATCCTCACCATATTCAGTTTACCATATCTTCAGCTAGATACAAACCGCTCCCTCCACaaatattaatcaattttaaacttttctgaattctaattaaaaatcaaatatattatgtatattaattCAAGTTCTAGGGTCCATAAAATATTAGAGTATAATGATTGAAgactataatattatttttaattgaattgaaaaattattattgttccATCTTATACttggatttcataaaaaaattcaatcaaatGATGATGTATATGACAACAATATGTGACAAGAAGAGAAGTCGCCGATTGTGTTTTCTTGTAatcttttctcaaaaaaaaaaaaagaagtagtGGTCGTGTACAGAATTGTGTATAAAAgattgtacataatgacatggtAATTGATTTAAGATATTTTAATTGAGATTGTTGATGTGAATAcaggatttattttaattaaaactcaatacttgtcattatgtacaaaattttgtaaataattctGTACTTCAAGCATTttccaaaaaattaattatccaTAATTGGCATTttccaaaaaattaattatccaTAATTGGTATTTTTGGTATTACTCAACTTAAAGGTGACAATGATATCTAGTTTTGCTTGTaagttggtttttttttttaactaggTTTCATggaagtttaaaattatttgagcAATTACCGAATGAGTGAAACAAAGAGGCCTAGGATGAAGATCCCATCTGAGACATTCGAATAACAGAACAAAATGCATTACACAATACACAGATGGCTACATATATAAGTATAACGCAACAATTTGAGCATTCAGATGTGCTTTAAAACTTGGATATTCTTCCACCGGGACTCCATGCGAAATGAATCACTATTTTGTGCATAAACGCCGCATTTGAAAGCATGAGAGTGTCCCCCGCGACCATCTGCTGTCAACTTGAGCTTTCCATCTATGTACACCATTACTTTAGCCGCCTCGACGTGGTGCACAACATTTAGATGGAACCATCGATTGTAGATGTTGCCAACCAAGACAGTGTGTTGATAGTACATGAGCGCGCCATCGTAAACTCTGAGCATGAGGGTTGTGGCATGAGGTGCAGCCCCGAATACTTGCATTATGCACACTCCTGTGGTTCCTTTTGGAATGTACGCGTCTGCTGCAAATTCCCATACTCCTGAGGAGTAACCATACCCCTGatatcaaatttttacaaacaataaggctgtgttcacttggatggaatggaataacATATATGTGAAGTactagaattgactttggaaatataattttgcgttgaagttgaagtggacaactaaatTGAAACAGATTTTAttcttaaaagtggacatgtaaattgaaacggggGAGTACCTAATATGACTCGTGTTAGTAAAGACCACTTACTTGGATAGCAATCTCAGTCCTCGGCTTTGTGTGGCTAGTTGTGGTGTGAGGTTTATCATTGGCAAAAACCCATAATTTGTGGACTCCGTTCTTGAAGCTGTACCGCTGATTCTCTTGCTTGTCGTATGGCTTTTGAATGTGGTAAACAGATGTATTGAATGGCAAAGAAACGAATCCTTTTGTGGGATCATATGCTGTCAGGACTCGGAACATTAGAAACTGAGATAGTCCAAAGCAGAGCTTAGCTAGAAAAGATGTCATCTCTTGATTCTTGTTTATTAATGAGAAACTGGTCGAGCTCTCAAGTACCTCTACAAATCAGCTCATGCCGATTGCAGAATTTATAGAGATTTTCTGAATCAGTCGGATTAACTGCACACCATACCTTCTGTATTTTAAAGTAAAACGACGTCGTACCCCTACCGTGACGcgtatattttattcattttccaaataaataaacatttttaaaagaaaaaatagggTTAAAACCGACCGTAAGCCAGTCGATTTTGTCTTCAGAAAGAAAACGACACGGTTTGTGTctaacaaattattaaaaaaacacaaacactaaacCGACCGATAGGTTGGTCAGTGATGACTAGGGCACGTCAACTCTAAAACCAACCACTTGTAGTTCAGTCGGTTAAAATAAGGGAACGACGTCGTTCTGGTTAAAATCGACCGATTGTTGACGGTCAATTTTATCCCGACACTTTTTATATGCCGGTCAGTTTTAGACGATCGGTTTCgccctattttttttaatgaaagcgaagatgaaaaaaataaagaggTTAGAGTTTTCCATCGGAGAAGACAAAGGACAAGACAAAAGAGGAGTCAGCTTTTCAAATCCTagttttttcttataaaaatgttaagtataataatataatttttcatttcatttccgGATTACAACCAAACAAATAATACAATTCATTATTattcatttcattttttttcatttccctttttagagcaagtccaacactatgctaagaggttccctaaaaatattataaaataatatgtcttagtgatttagcacaagatttagcacatgagctccaatactactccctatatccattccctattattataataatattaaatagtggaggagagagggaaaaaagagagagggaaatgatgtggagaagagagggaaatgaatattttaatgataaaaatagtttagaagtggctagcatattctaaaaatagggaaggggaggcttgtgctagtgatttagcacatcactagcatagtgttggagtgcaattttatcccatattccctatttttggatttaagacttgatttagcacacctattggacttgctcttaaatcTCATTTCGTTTTCTGAGTCAAACTAAACGGTCTCTAAGTCTGTTTGGATATATTTTGATAGAGTTAATGCTTTCCAGAAACCAGTCCAACTGTGTCTGAAGGTCCGAAGAAGGTGTAATTTTACTGTTTTGCATACGGTATCATTTgtagtttatatattttgataactGATTATTTTTGTCGGTAGATCAGTACAAGTCGTTGTAGATTGTTACGTTTTTACTATTCTGACaaaaaaatgattattattACTTTTGTCTAAAACTCGTTGGTAGCTACTGAAACTTGATTTACTTATGCACTATCACTTATTTCCTATTAATCCaacttttttttcataattattttgtctaaaatgataattttattttgaatagcCTCAATATTACATTGAACATCTCATAGCGTtttatctaataataataacaaaagaaaataattctTACACGTTATTGTCATTTCATCGTTACCGCATgcatactaataaataattaaataagatTTTTAAATAACATTTCCGTTACTTCAACtcaaatcaaataataataataatttagtaGTCTATTTAATTGTCACTTGCATTTgtctataaataataaaatttacttaacttatttaatattattaaataataaatatgtatacAAATCGACTTTATTGATTacgggagagggagggagatttaataatgtaaatgacAACAACAACATGTGACAAGAAGAGACGCGGGCCATTGTCTTTTCTTGTAATCTTttctcataaaaaaaaaaatattatccaaaATTTGTATTTTAGGTAACTTTTGCAACTTAAAGGTGACAACGATATCTAGTTGTCCTTCTAAGTTGGTTTTTTAAACTAGGTTTCATGCAAGTTTGAAATTATTTGAGCAATTACCGAATGAGTCAAAAAAAAGAGGACTACGATGAAGATCCCATCTAAGACATTCAAACAACAGAACAAAATGCATTACACAATACAcagatggctatatatacaagTAGGGTTTTGGTTCCAGACAACCATTTGGCAGGGGTCTAATCTAACACACAGTTCTATTATCATCAGATCTGTATTTCAAGGGTCGCGGAAAAAAAAAGTTCACATCTGTATTTCAAGGGTCGCGGAAAAGAAAAGTTCCGATCCGAGAAAGATTACAGCagatagttaaaaaaaaaaagtttcaatCCAAACCCTTGAAATACAGATATGATATTGTCCTGACAAATGGACCCGTACAAGTATAACACAACAATTTGAGTAATCAGATGTGCTTTAGAACTTGGATATTCTTCCACCGGGACTCCATGCGAAATGAATCACCGGTTTGTGCATAAACGCCGCATTTGAAAGCATGAGAGTGTCCCCCGCGACCATCTGCTGTCAACTTGAGCAGTCCATCTATGTACACCATTACTTTAGCCGCCTCGACGTAATGCACAACATTTAGATGGAACCATCGATTGTAGATGTTGCCAACCAAGACAGTGTCTTGATAGTACATGAGCGCGCCATCGTAAACTCTGAGCATGAGAGTTGAGGCATGTGGTGCAGTTGCCCCGAATACTTGCATTATGCACACTCCTGTGGTTCCTTTTGGAACGTACGCGTCTGCTGCAAATTCCCATACTCCTGAGGAGTAACCGTACCCCTGatatcaaatttttacaaaCAATATTAAGGTTGTGTTCACGTGGATGGAATGAAATAACATATAAATAAGATATATGtgaagtagaattgactttgaaaatataattttgcattgaagttgaagtggacaactaaactgaaacaaatttaattcttaaaaatggacatgtaaattgaaacggagggagtacctaaTAGGACTCGTGTTAGTAAAGATCACTTACTTGGATAGCAATCTCAGTCCTCGGCTTTGTGTGGCTAGTTGTGGTGTGAGGTTTATCATTGGCAAAAACCCATAATTTGTGGACTCCGTTCTTGAAGCTGTATCGTTGATTTTCTTGCTTGTCGTATGGCTTTTGAATGTGGTAAACAGATGTGTTGAATGGCAAAGAAACGAATCCTTTTGTGGGATCATATGCTGTCAGGACTTGGAACATCAGAAACTGAGATAGTCCAAAGCAGAGCTTAGCTAGAAA
Protein-coding regions in this window:
- the LOC108218949 gene encoding citrate-binding protein, with amino-acid sequence MTSFLAKLCFGLSQFLMFRVLTAYDPTKGFVSLPFNTSVYHIQKPYDKQENQRYSFKNGVHKLWVFANDKPHTTTSHTKPRTEIAIQGYGYSSGVWEFAADAYIPKGTTGVCIMQVFGAAPHATTLMLRVYDGALMYYQHTVLVGNIYNRWFHLNVVHHVEAAKVMVYIDGKLKLTADGRGGHSHAFKCGVYAQNSDSFRMESRWKNIQVLKHI
- the LOC108218959 gene encoding citrate-binding protein produces the protein MTSFLAKLCFGLSQFLMFQVLTAYDPTKGFVSLPFNTSVYHIQKPYDKQENQRYSFKNGVHKLWVFANDKPHTTTSHTKPRTEIAIQGYGYSSGVWEFAADAYVPKGTTGVCIMQVFGATAPHASTLMLRVYDGALMYYQDTVLVGNIYNRWFHLNVVHYVEAAKVMVYIDGLLKLTADGRGGHSHAFKCGVYAQTGDSFRMESRWKNIQVLKHI